A genomic region of Raphanus sativus cultivar WK10039 chromosome 6, ASM80110v3, whole genome shotgun sequence contains the following coding sequences:
- the LOC108807886 gene encoding mavicyanin-like, translated as MTVRIVVVLACMVVMLRLSEAAVYRIGDSAGWTTIANVDYKLWASTKTFHIGDTVLFQYNPQFHNVMRVTHAMYRSCNNSKPISTFTTGNDSITLTNHGHHFFFCGVPGHCQAGQKLDLNVIHPTSSTPLSDPPISSDSSSPSSPPSTTTIPAAGVPGPSPSHAASISHVAAAIVALLVSCFVANFAY; from the exons ATGACGGTGAGGATAGTGGTGGTTTTGGCATGTATGGTGGTAATGCTACGGCTGAGCGAAGCAGCGGTGTATAGAATCGGCGACTCAGCAGGCTGGACAACCATAGCTAACGTAGATTATAAGCTATGGGCTTCAACCAAAACTTTCCATATTGGCGATACTGTCT TGTTTCAATACAACCCACAATTCCACAACGTGATGAGAGTGACGCACGCAATGTACAGAAGCTGCAACAACTCAAAGCCAATCTCCACCTTCACCACAGGCAATGACTCAATCACACTCACCAACCACGGCCACCATTTCTTCTTCTGCGGCGTTCCTGGCCACTGTCAAGCCGGTCAGAAGCTCGACCTCAACGTCATTCACCCCACCTCCTCAACGCCACTCTCTGACCCACCCATTTCCTCGGATTCCTCCTCCCCCTCTTCTCCTCCGTCGACTACTACGATTCCTGCAGCCGGAGTCCCTGGTCCATCTCCTAGCCACGCTGCTTCTATCTCACATGTGGCGGCAGCTATTGTGGCTCTCCTTGTCTCTTGTTTCGTTGCAAATTTTGCTTATTAA
- the LOC130496339 gene encoding uncharacterized protein LOC130496339 produces the protein MQMARIEHLQFPALKITGENYVGWVTNVKPYLIMKKLTETIVIGNKSPPEHKAEAIIFLKKHLDENVTHDYASIEDPAELWQALKERFDNQKEVNLPHALEEWKNLRFQDFQKVEEYNSAVLRIVSLLKYCGNPVSEAEMMNKTYNTFHKQLHFLPEIYRKCGYTRFSELMVALMLAEKNNELLIKNHNSRPTGAKAFPEANATSIENSERRTQTSRGRGRGRHFNSKRGKTYNPKWKGSNKWVRSEQGPKGKETQEDTTQKRESVCYRCGYKGHWSRTCRTPPHLCKLYQESTKGKAKEVNLTENFEGTSYLDASDFANELD, from the coding sequence ATGCAAATGGCAAGAATCGAGCATCTTCAGTTTCCGGCTCTCAAAATAACTGGCGAAAACTATGTCGGATGGGTCACAAACGTGAAACCCTATCTGATTATGAAAAAGTTAACCGAGACGATTGTAATCGGTAACAAATCGCCGCCTGAGCATAAGGCTGAAGCGATAATTTTCCTGAAAAAACACCTCGATGAGAATGTTACGCATGACTATGCGAGCATAGAAGACCCAGCTGAACTGTGGCAAGCTTTAAAAGAAAGGTTCGATAACCAAAAGGAAGTCAACCTCCCTCATGCTCTAGAAGAGTGGAAAAATCTGAGGTTTCAGGATTTTCAAAAGGTTGAAGAATACAATTCCGCTGTCCTGAGGATAGTTTCACTCCTGAAGTATTGCGGTAACCCTGTCTCTGAAGCAGAAATGATGAATAAGACTTACAACACTTTCCACAAACAACTTCACTTCTTACCCGAAATTTACAGAAAATGCGGGTACACGAGATTTTCTGAATTGATGGTTGCGCTCATGTTGGCTGAAAAGAACAATGAGCTTCTGATCAAAAATCACAATTCCCGACCTACGGGAGCCAAAGCATTCCCTGAAGCGAATGCTACGTCGATAGAAAACTCAGAGAGAAGAACCCAAACCAGTCGgggtcgtggtcgtggtcgcCATTTCAACAGCAAACGTGGAAAAACTTACAATCCGAAATGGAAGGGATCTAACAAATGGGTTAGATCCGAACAAGGTCCTAAGGGCAAAGAAACTCAAGAAGATACCACGCAGAAGCGTGAGAGTGTATGTTACAGATGTGGATATAAGGGACATTGGTCTCGTACCTGTCGTACTCCTCCACATCTCTGTAAGCTATATCAAGAGTCCACGAAAGGCAAAGCTAAGGAAGTGAATCTCACCGAAAATTTTGAGGGGACATCGTACCTCGATGCTTCTGATTTCGCAAATGAGCTAGACTAG
- the LOC130496179 gene encoding uncharacterized protein LOC130496179 — MQMARIEHLQFPALKITGENYVGWVTNVKPYLIMKKLTETIVIGNKSPPEHKAEAIIFLKKHLDENVTHDYASIEDPAELWQALKERFDNQKEVNLPHALEEWKNLRFQDFQKVEEYNSAVLRIVSLLKYCGNPVSEAEMMNKTYNTFHKQLHFLPEIYRKCGYTRFSELMVALMLAEKNNELLIKNHNSRPTGAKAFPEVNATSIENSERRTQTSRGRGRGRHFNSKRGKTYNPKWKGSNKWVRSEQGPKGKETQEDTTQKRESVCYRCGCKGHWSRTCRTPPHLCKLYQESTKGKAKEVNLTENFEGTSYLDASDFANELD; from the coding sequence ATGCAAATGGCAAGAATCGAGCATCTTCAGTTTCCGGCTCTCAAAATAACTGGCGAAAACTATGTCGGATGGGTCACAAACGTGAAACCCTATCTGATTATGAAAAAGTTAACCGAGACGATTGTAATCGGTAACAAATCGCCGCCTGAGCATAAGGCTGAAGCGATAATTTTCCTGAAAAAACACCTCGATGAGAATGTTACGCATGACTATGCGAGCATAGAAGACCCAGCTGAACTGTGGCAAGCTTTAAAAGAAAGGTTCGATAACCAAAAGGAAGTCAACCTCCCTCACGCTCTAGAAGAGTGGAAAAATCTGAGGTTTCAGGATTTTCAAAAGGTTGAGGAATACAATTCCGCTGTCCTGAGGATAGTTTCACTCCTGAAGTATTGCGGTAACCCTGTCTCTGAAGCAGAAATGATGAATAAGACTTACAACACTTTCCACAAACAGCTTCACTTCCTACCCGAAATTTACAGAAAATGCGGGTACACGAGATTTTCTGAATTGATGGTTGCGCTCATGTTGGCTGAAAAGAACAATGAGCTTCTGATCAAAAATCACAATTCCCGACCTACGGGAGCCAAAGCATTCCCTGAAGTGAATGCTACGTCGATAGAAAACTCAGAGAGAAGAACCCAAACCAGTCGgggtcgtggtcgtggtcgcCATTTCAACAGCAAACGTGGAAAAACTTACAATCCGAAATGGAAGGGATCTAACAAATGGGTTAGATCCGAACAAGGTCCTAAGGGCAAAGAAACTCAAGAAGATACCACGCAGAAGCGTGAGAGTGTATGTTACAGATGTGGATGTAAGGGACATTGGTCTCGTACCTGTCGTACTCCTCCACATCTCTGTAAGTTATATCAAGAGTCCACGAAAGGCAAAGCTAAGGAAGTGAATCTCACCGAAAATTTTGAGGGGACATCGTACCTCGATGCCTCTGATTTCGCAAATGAGCTAGACTAG